In Gigantopelta aegis isolate Gae_Host chromosome 6, Gae_host_genome, whole genome shotgun sequence, the following are encoded in one genomic region:
- the LOC121375747 gene encoding uncharacterized protein LOC121375747 isoform X2 produces MLTKNSTLLSLDISSNRINPPAVMELMRGLTKNKVLQHLKLGHNPITASFSSVMLEAIKKSPHVALQSLDLEGIVVDKEFESLMNDINTSRHLEVTYEISLPIAKKSRDKMLKELELPQSFNIDPLRMLHLLKEKNRAQDFFRKINKDDDDGLTRDELSLLFKEAGIPVTVSVIDKIMEFMDTNGDGTIDMAEFLIGDRKITKISRNQDQSAQSLRKRDAHYIKYSRTFRKAHIDPKNFSLKVEESNNRLSPIDTKPSDLRALQWEQTPLNK; encoded by the exons ATGCTAACCAAAAACTCGACGTTGCTGTCTCTGGATATATCCTCCAACCGAATCAACCCCCCTGCCGTGATGGAACTAATGAGAGGGCTCACCAAGAACAAAGTGCTACAACATCTGAAG CTCGGTCACAACCCCATAACAGCATCGTTTTCAAGTGTCATGTTGGAGGCTATCAAAAAGAGTCCCCATGTTGCGCTACAATCACTGGATCTGGAG GGAATTGTTGTGGACAAGGAGTTCGAATCCCTAATGAATGACATCAATACGTCACGGCATCTGGAAGTGACGTATGAGATTTCTCTACCAATCGCAAAAAAGAGTAGAGATAAAATGCTGAAAGAACTGGAACTTCCGCAGTCGTTCAACATCGACCCGCTGCGCATGCTCCATCTGTTGAAGGAGAAGAACAGGGCTCAGGACTTCTTCCGGAAAATCAACAAAGATGACGACGATGGCTTGACGAGAGATGAGTTGTCTCTCTTGTTTAAG GAGGCCGGTATCCCAGTCACTGTGAGTGTCATTGACAAAATCATGGAGTTCATGGACACCAATGGAGACGGAACCATTGACATGGC TGAGTTTCTGATTGGTGACCGGAAAATCACGAAGATCTCTCGGAACCAGGACCAGTCCGCTCAGTCACTGAGGAAACGAGACGCGCATTACATCAAGTACTCGAGGACATTCCGCAAGGCGCACATCGACCCAAAGAACTTTAGTCTCAAAGTGGAGGAGTCCAACAATCGGTTATCTCCCATTGACACAAAGCCGTCAGATCTGCGCGCGTTACAGTGGGAACAAACACCACTGAACAAATAA
- the LOC121375747 gene encoding uncharacterized protein LOC121375747 isoform X1, translating to MDGKYSNVLNFKGLLMFTVLNLLSLQVNQSLKSVNLSWNGFGFEGSVAIGDMLTKNSTLLSLDISSNRINPPAVMELMRGLTKNKVLQHLKLGHNPITASFSSVMLEAIKKSPHVALQSLDLEGIVVDKEFESLMNDINTSRHLEVTYEISLPIAKKSRDKMLKELELPQSFNIDPLRMLHLLKEKNRAQDFFRKINKDDDDGLTRDELSLLFKEAGIPVTVSVIDKIMEFMDTNGDGTIDMAEFLIGDRKITKISRNQDQSAQSLRKRDAHYIKYSRTFRKAHIDPKNFSLKVEESNNRLSPIDTKPSDLRALQWEQTPLNK from the exons atggatggaaaATACTCCAACGTATTAAATTTTAAGGGTTTATTGATgttcactgtattaaatttattgtcTTTGCAGGTAAACCAAAGTTTGAAAAGTGTCAATCTGTCGTGGAATGGGTTCGGGTTCGAGGGAAGTGTTGCTATAGGAGACATGCTAACCAAAAACTCGACGTTGCTGTCTCTGGATATATCCTCCAACCGAATCAACCCCCCTGCCGTGATGGAACTAATGAGAGGGCTCACCAAGAACAAAGTGCTACAACATCTGAAG CTCGGTCACAACCCCATAACAGCATCGTTTTCAAGTGTCATGTTGGAGGCTATCAAAAAGAGTCCCCATGTTGCGCTACAATCACTGGATCTGGAG GGAATTGTTGTGGACAAGGAGTTCGAATCCCTAATGAATGACATCAATACGTCACGGCATCTGGAAGTGACGTATGAGATTTCTCTACCAATCGCAAAAAAGAGTAGAGATAAAATGCTGAAAGAACTGGAACTTCCGCAGTCGTTCAACATCGACCCGCTGCGCATGCTCCATCTGTTGAAGGAGAAGAACAGGGCTCAGGACTTCTTCCGGAAAATCAACAAAGATGACGACGATGGCTTGACGAGAGATGAGTTGTCTCTCTTGTTTAAG GAGGCCGGTATCCCAGTCACTGTGAGTGTCATTGACAAAATCATGGAGTTCATGGACACCAATGGAGACGGAACCATTGACATGGC TGAGTTTCTGATTGGTGACCGGAAAATCACGAAGATCTCTCGGAACCAGGACCAGTCCGCTCAGTCACTGAGGAAACGAGACGCGCATTACATCAAGTACTCGAGGACATTCCGCAAGGCGCACATCGACCCAAAGAACTTTAGTCTCAAAGTGGAGGAGTCCAACAATCGGTTATCTCCCATTGACACAAAGCCGTCAGATCTGCGCGCGTTACAGTGGGAACAAACACCACTGAACAAATAA